The Salegentibacter mishustinae genome includes a window with the following:
- a CDS encoding TlpA family protein disulfide reductase — protein sequence MKKLFKNQWSNIIFIVIILAMIIPQTRKPIQIVVNKIFAFSPSATDEEDRKELETYNWALEKASGKRVDFAESKGKVIIVNYWATWCPPCIAEMPSFQELYTDYKDEVEFYFISGEDHETTNNFLKRKGYRFSSYRMLSEDPKPLDGYTLPSTYVIDKNGTIVVDKKGAADWNSQNFRNLLNQLLAE from the coding sequence ATGAAGAAGCTTTTCAAGAATCAATGGAGTAATATAATCTTTATTGTAATTATCCTCGCGATGATTATTCCCCAAACTCGTAAACCCATTCAAATTGTAGTAAATAAGATATTTGCATTTAGCCCTTCTGCGACCGATGAAGAAGATAGAAAGGAGCTTGAAACCTATAATTGGGCGTTAGAAAAAGCATCGGGTAAAAGAGTAGATTTTGCTGAATCTAAGGGGAAAGTGATCATTGTAAATTATTGGGCTACCTGGTGCCCACCCTGTATTGCCGAAATGCCAAGTTTCCAGGAACTTTATACCGATTATAAAGATGAAGTGGAATTCTATTTTATTTCTGGAGAAGATCACGAAACCACTAATAATTTTCTGAAGCGTAAAGGCTATCGTTTTTCCAGTTACCGGATGCTTTCTGAAGATCCAAAACCTTTAGATGGTTATACGCTGCCTTCTACTTATGTAATTGATAAGAATGGAACTATTGTAGTTGATAAAAAAGGTGCAGCCGATTGGAATAGTCAGAATTTTAGAAATTTATTGAATCAGCTTTTAGCGGAATAA
- a CDS encoding lycopene cyclase family protein, with protein MLGPRYFYVIIGGGLAGLQLARQLSRDVFFKGKKIAIIDSDFSMPVKTWCFWEKGKGKWDDLLTKSWNKGKFISSEENIDLQLSPYTYKMIKAKDYHQKLQDEIEESGDIEFITDEIQKIDPVTMKAKGQKKSYGATHFFDSRVDPSYLESKKHTTIFQHFKGWEVETEKPVFTPDSFTMMDYRIKYPDATAFTYILPFTEKKALVEYTFFSPFLTEDKVYDEMLQQYFEKVLKTKDFKIKSTETGVIPMTDFPFDKANTEQITKIGTGGGWVKPSTGYSFKNTEKRIAKIIDNIKSGKQPGENLINNKFRKYDAIFLDVLAQNNQKGEEIFTKFYTKNSPQDIFRYLDEETSVSEDLKIMLSLYSFDFVASFFRKTF; from the coding sequence ATGCTAGGTCCCAGGTATTTTTATGTAATTATTGGCGGAGGACTCGCAGGCCTACAACTCGCCCGGCAACTTAGCCGGGATGTTTTTTTTAAAGGAAAAAAGATAGCTATAATAGATTCCGATTTTTCCATGCCGGTTAAAACCTGGTGTTTTTGGGAAAAAGGCAAAGGTAAATGGGACGATTTACTCACTAAATCCTGGAATAAAGGCAAGTTTATTTCTTCCGAAGAAAATATTGATCTGCAACTTTCACCTTATACCTATAAGATGATAAAAGCTAAAGATTACCACCAAAAATTACAGGACGAAATTGAAGAATCTGGGGACATTGAATTTATTACCGATGAAATTCAAAAAATAGATCCTGTCACGATGAAGGCCAAAGGCCAGAAAAAATCTTATGGTGCCACACACTTCTTTGACAGCAGGGTTGACCCTTCTTACCTGGAAAGTAAAAAGCACACGACTATTTTTCAGCATTTTAAAGGTTGGGAGGTAGAAACCGAAAAACCGGTCTTTACGCCAGATTCTTTTACAATGATGGATTACCGGATTAAATATCCAGATGCGACTGCGTTTACTTATATTCTCCCTTTTACCGAAAAAAAAGCTTTAGTTGAATATACCTTCTTCTCTCCCTTTTTAACTGAAGACAAGGTCTATGACGAAATGCTGCAGCAATATTTTGAGAAGGTTTTAAAAACAAAAGATTTCAAGATCAAAAGCACAGAAACAGGCGTTATCCCAATGACCGATTTTCCTTTTGATAAAGCTAATACCGAGCAAATAACTAAAATTGGTACCGGCGGTGGCTGGGTAAAACCTTCAACCGGTTATTCCTTTAAAAATACCGAAAAACGTATTGCGAAGATTATTGATAATATCAAAAGCGGAAAACAACCCGGTGAGAATTTAATCAATAATAAATTCAGGAAATATGATGCGATCTTTTTAGATGTGCTCGCGCAGAACAACCAAAAAGGAGAAGAGATTTTTACAAAATTCTACACTAAAAACTCTCCCCAGGATATTTTTAGGTATTTAGACGAAGAGACTTCGGTTTCAGAAGATCTAAAAATTATGTTGTCTCTTTATAGTTTTGATTTTGTCGCGTCTTTTTTTAGAAAAACTTTTTAG
- a CDS encoding aconitate hydratase produces the protein MAYDIDMIKKVYSQMAERVNTAREVVGKPLTLSEKILYSHLWDGAAKEAYQRGKDYVEFAPDRIACQDATAQMALLQFMQAGKKQVAVPTTVHCDHLIQAKMGAAIDLQAANKSSSEVFDFLESVSNKYGIGFWKPGAGIIHQVVLENYAFPGGMMIGTDSHTVNAGGLGMVAIGVGGADAVDVMAGMPWELKFPKLIGVKLTGKLSGWTSSKDVILKVAGILTVKGGTGSIIEYFGEGARSMSATGKGTICNMGAEVGATTSTFGYDESMSRYLKATDRADVADAANEIKEHLTGDDEVYANPEQYFDEVIEINLSELKPHLNGPFTPDLATPISEMAAKAKENDWPINVDWGLIGSCTNSSYEDLTRAASIAKQAVEKKVKAKSDFGINPGSEQIRFTAERDGLLKIFEDLDATIFTNACGPCIGQWDRSDRKGEEKNTIVHSFNRNFSKRADGNPNTHAFVGSPEMVAAIAISGRLDFDPTRDKLMNEDGEEVMLDEPTGIELPSDGFDVEEDGYVPPKEDGSSVEVKVAEDSDRLQLLTPFEPWDGKNLTGAKLLIKAFGKCTTDHISMAGPWLRYRGHLDNISNNCLIGAINAFNKKTNFVKNQLTGEYDGVPAVQREYKKEGVPTVVVGDHNYGEGSSREHAAMEPRHLGVKVVLVKSFARIHETNLKKQGMLGLTFANEADYDLIQEDDTFNFIDLEDFAPDKQITVEIVHADGSKDTIKTNHTYNKPQIEWYKHGSALNLIKKQNAA, from the coding sequence ATGGCATACGATATTGATATGATCAAAAAGGTGTACAGCCAAATGGCCGAACGTGTAAATACTGCACGTGAGGTGGTTGGAAAACCTTTAACCCTTTCAGAAAAAATTCTTTATTCGCATTTATGGGATGGTGCTGCCAAAGAGGCTTACCAAAGAGGAAAAGACTATGTAGAATTTGCGCCCGACAGGATTGCCTGCCAGGATGCAACTGCCCAAATGGCTTTGTTGCAATTTATGCAAGCCGGGAAGAAGCAGGTTGCTGTTCCAACTACAGTGCATTGTGATCACCTTATCCAGGCCAAAATGGGAGCTGCAATAGATTTGCAAGCTGCTAATAAATCCAGTAGTGAAGTTTTTGATTTTCTGGAATCTGTTTCTAATAAATATGGAATAGGATTTTGGAAGCCAGGAGCAGGAATTATTCACCAGGTGGTATTAGAAAATTATGCATTCCCTGGAGGAATGATGATTGGTACCGATTCGCACACGGTAAATGCCGGTGGACTGGGAATGGTTGCCATAGGTGTTGGTGGTGCTGATGCGGTAGATGTAATGGCCGGAATGCCATGGGAACTTAAATTCCCAAAACTTATTGGAGTTAAATTAACCGGAAAACTTTCTGGATGGACTTCCTCTAAAGATGTTATTTTAAAAGTAGCCGGAATTCTTACTGTTAAAGGTGGAACCGGATCGATTATAGAATATTTTGGCGAAGGAGCCCGCTCTATGTCGGCTACCGGAAAAGGAACTATCTGTAATATGGGAGCTGAAGTTGGAGCAACTACTTCAACTTTTGGTTACGATGAGTCTATGTCGCGTTACTTAAAAGCTACAGATCGTGCAGATGTTGCAGATGCTGCGAACGAAATTAAGGAGCACCTTACCGGAGATGATGAGGTTTATGCAAACCCTGAACAATATTTTGACGAGGTAATTGAGATTAATCTTTCAGAATTAAAGCCTCACCTTAACGGACCCTTTACTCCAGATTTGGCAACACCGATTTCAGAAATGGCGGCTAAAGCAAAAGAAAACGACTGGCCAATTAATGTAGATTGGGGATTAATAGGTTCCTGTACAAACTCTTCTTACGAAGATTTAACCAGGGCTGCCTCAATCGCGAAACAGGCGGTTGAAAAAAAGGTAAAAGCAAAATCTGATTTTGGTATTAATCCTGGATCTGAACAAATTAGGTTTACTGCAGAGCGCGATGGCTTGCTAAAGATTTTTGAAGATCTTGATGCTACAATTTTCACCAATGCCTGCGGACCTTGTATAGGCCAGTGGGATAGAAGTGATAGAAAGGGTGAAGAGAAAAATACAATTGTACATTCTTTTAACCGTAACTTTTCGAAACGTGCAGATGGTAATCCAAACACCCATGCCTTTGTAGGTTCTCCAGAAATGGTTGCCGCAATTGCAATTTCAGGACGTCTTGATTTTGATCCAACTCGCGATAAATTGATGAACGAAGATGGTGAGGAAGTAATGTTGGATGAACCAACAGGAATTGAATTGCCATCAGATGGGTTTGATGTGGAAGAAGATGGTTATGTGCCACCAAAGGAGGATGGAAGTTCTGTTGAGGTAAAAGTAGCTGAAGATAGCGACAGACTTCAATTGTTAACTCCATTTGAGCCATGGGATGGTAAAAACCTTACCGGCGCTAAATTGCTAATTAAAGCCTTCGGTAAATGTACAACTGACCATATTTCTATGGCAGGACCCTGGTTGCGTTACAGAGGACACTTAGATAATATTTCTAACAACTGTCTAATTGGAGCAATCAATGCATTTAATAAGAAGACGAACTTTGTAAAGAACCAACTTACCGGAGAGTACGATGGAGTACCGGCGGTACAAAGAGAGTATAAAAAAGAAGGAGTTCCAACGGTAGTTGTGGGAGATCATAACTATGGTGAAGGTTCTTCTAGAGAACACGCGGCTATGGAGCCTCGTCACCTGGGAGTGAAAGTGGTATTGGTGAAATCTTTTGCCCGTATTCACGAAACAAACCTTAAAAAACAAGGTATGTTAGGATTAACTTTTGCTAACGAGGCCGATTATGACCTTATCCAGGAAGACGATACCTTCAACTTTATAGACCTTGAAGATTTTGCTCCAGACAAGCAAATTACGGTAGAAATCGTACATGCCGATGGCAGCAAAGACACTATTAAAACAAACCATACTTATAACAAACCTCAAATTGAGTGGTATAAGCACGGTTCAGCACTTAACTTGATTAAGAAGCAAAACGCTGCTTAA
- a CDS encoding PLDc N-terminal domain-containing protein, whose amino-acid sequence MMRTFIKYRVLVSVIFYLLWGSDFVANVLDLNKETTSFINWTTVVLLFIFWLFILIDMFKQNLKDKTFWILSMFLLPFFAPVVYLFRRNKLLHLQNNMFR is encoded by the coding sequence ATGATGCGTACCTTTATTAAATACAGGGTTTTAGTAAGCGTGATTTTCTATCTTTTGTGGGGAAGCGATTTTGTTGCTAATGTTCTTGATTTAAATAAAGAAACAACTAGTTTTATTAACTGGACAACAGTAGTACTGCTTTTTATATTCTGGTTATTCATACTTATAGATATGTTTAAACAGAATTTAAAAGATAAAACATTCTGGATACTTTCTATGTTTTTGCTTCCCTTTTTCGCACCGGTGGTTTATTTATTCAGAAGAAACAAGCTGCTGCATCTTCAAAATAATATGTTTAGGTAG